A region of Armatimonadota bacterium DNA encodes the following proteins:
- a CDS encoding zf-HC2 domain-containing protein, with protein sequence MSCQKVLSLLSAYGDGEAQASDAEMIERHLSECDSCASEWKALQAMTGMLRTTPEVEPPAFLLAQIEAATVNRTGFLARIQRAFDQIPTSARWATAPVAAAIVLMGVLLSNNVQVQTPVAVKSPTGHVEKAIPAAPEVTVEERSSSSAPVVARRFAGSDRTLARSAGRPSDAARTSTGRTADRSAVVNSDAGGIPVVEEPKLETPDEDEPAAPSETTDEPKTVTVARAESGAEASLSAKPSDEKAAESAVVLDDSGAIDQLRSRLASKRSGRVNVGEDRIEGRKHSVGLVSLRF encoded by the coding sequence ATGAGCTGTCAGAAAGTGTTGTCGCTGTTGTCCGCATACGGCGACGGAGAAGCGCAGGCCTCGGATGCAGAGATGATCGAACGGCATCTGAGCGAGTGCGACTCCTGCGCCTCGGAGTGGAAAGCGCTCCAGGCCATGACCGGAATGCTTCGGACCACCCCCGAAGTCGAGCCGCCCGCGTTCCTGCTGGCGCAGATCGAGGCTGCCACGGTGAACCGGACCGGCTTCCTCGCCAGGATCCAGAGAGCCTTCGACCAGATCCCCACGTCGGCAAGGTGGGCGACCGCACCGGTTGCCGCCGCCATCGTGCTGATGGGCGTCCTGCTCTCGAACAACGTCCAAGTGCAGACCCCGGTCGCCGTCAAGAGCCCGACGGGACATGTCGAGAAGGCGATTCCGGCGGCGCCGGAAGTCACCGTCGAAGAGCGCTCATCCTCGTCCGCCCCGGTTGTCGCCAGGAGGTTCGCCGGGTCCGATAGGACGCTGGCCAGATCTGCCGGACGGCCGTCCGACGCGGCACGAACCTCGACCGGCCGGACTGCCGATCGGAGCGCAGTGGTGAACTCCGATGCCGGCGGCATTCCGGTAGTTGAAGAGCCGAAGCTCGAAACCCCGGATGAAGACGAGCCGGCGGCGCCGTCCGAGACGACGGACGAACCTAAGACCGTCACCGTCGCCCGCGCGGAATCAGGGGCCGAGGCCTCGCTGTCCGCGAAGCCTTCGGATGAGAAGGCGGCGGAGTCGGCAGTCGTTCTCGATGACTCGGGGGCGATCGACCAGCTACGGTCAAGGCTAGCGTCGAAGCGCTCCGGCAGAGTCAATGTAGGTGAAGATCGCATAGAGGGCAGGAAACACTCGGTCGGACTGGTAAGTCTGCGGTTCTAG